From a region of the Streptomyces asoensis genome:
- a CDS encoding ThiF family adenylyltransferase: MLLDPSRPAGAQALSMLRGSPLVREVHDRIEDQVAELVGCQAPGESFGPQALDRAVAKVVSGRPDRYGRWAWYPWSGRLVHVLPEAEFRLVRTDRNRNKITRGQQQRLLLRRIGVIGLSVGSSAALTCAMEGVGGAFRLADFDHLGLSNLNRLRAGVHELGLEKSVLCARRMYELDPYLDIEVHRGGVNEENVGDFFGDQDNGLDLLVEECDTLWVKVAAREHARRRRVPVLMDTNDRGVLDIERFDLDGNRPLFHGRIGTTTAADVVGLSREETIRFLLTIVDGQRLSPAMSDALTRVGRTLSSWPQLASGVMLGAALITDTARRILLGEPVPSGRHWADLEALIPTVSTLPTPHGAAL, from the coding sequence GTGCTGCTGGACCCCTCCCGGCCTGCCGGTGCCCAGGCCCTGTCCATGCTGCGTGGCTCGCCCCTGGTACGCGAGGTCCACGACCGTATCGAGGACCAGGTCGCCGAACTCGTGGGGTGTCAGGCGCCCGGCGAGTCCTTCGGCCCGCAGGCCCTTGACCGGGCGGTCGCCAAGGTCGTGTCGGGCCGGCCCGACAGGTACGGCAGGTGGGCCTGGTACCCGTGGTCGGGGCGCCTGGTCCATGTGCTGCCCGAGGCCGAGTTCCGCCTGGTCCGCACCGACCGCAACCGCAACAAGATCACCCGCGGGCAGCAGCAGCGCCTGCTGCTGCGCCGCATCGGCGTCATCGGCCTGTCGGTGGGCAGCAGCGCCGCACTGACCTGCGCCATGGAAGGCGTCGGCGGTGCCTTCCGGCTGGCCGACTTCGACCACCTCGGCCTGTCGAACCTCAACAGGCTGCGCGCAGGCGTCCACGAACTGGGCCTGGAGAAGAGCGTGCTGTGCGCCCGGCGAATGTATGAGCTCGACCCCTACCTGGACATCGAGGTTCACCGGGGTGGGGTGAACGAGGAGAACGTCGGGGACTTCTTCGGTGACCAGGACAACGGCCTGGACCTGCTCGTTGAGGAGTGCGACACCCTGTGGGTGAAGGTCGCCGCCCGTGAGCACGCGCGCCGCCGGCGGGTCCCGGTCCTGATGGACACCAACGACCGGGGCGTGCTCGACATCGAGCGTTTCGACCTCGACGGGAACCGTCCGCTTTTCCACGGCCGCATCGGGACCACGACCGCCGCCGACGTGGTGGGCCTGAGCCGGGAAGAGACCATCCGCTTCCTGCTCACAATCGTCGACGGGCAGCGGCTGAGCCCCGCCATGAGCGACGCCCTCACCCGGGTGGGCCGCACCCTGTCCAGCTGGCCGCAGCTGGCCAGTGGCGTGATGCTCGGCGCGGCTCTCATCACCGACACTGCCCGCCGCATCCTGCTCGGCGAGCCGGTACCCTCGGGCCGCCACTGGGCCGACCTTGAGGCCCTCATCCCCACCGTGTCCACCCTGCCCACGCCGCACGGAGCCGCCTTGTGA